From the Spiribacter sp. 2438 genome, one window contains:
- a CDS encoding sigma-54 dependent transcriptional regulator — protein MASVLIIEDEKVIREAIVRLLVKAGLHAQGAESVEAALRDGPLGNHDLVLADLRLPGRDGMDIIDLAGDTPVIIMTSYASVRSAVDAMRRGAVDYIAKPFDNDELRLTVERALREYAMRRQNAALRAQIDEAYPVHGIIGHCQPMQKVLQRIQRVAPTDTTVLILGESGTGKELVARALHEESPRRGGPLIAVNCAAIPESLIEAELFGHEKGAFTGADAPRKGLIEAASGGTLFLDEIAELPGSAQARLLRALQESEIRRVGADQGRRVDIRLVAATNRDLGALVEQEGFRSDLYFRINVMEIELPALRERMDDLPELAQFMLEKSCRRLNRPSMTLTNDAMEAIQHYPWPGNVRELENIIERAVILSDDNEVSVETLALPVNGNRASARSLSLSLEEYFQEFVRAHEGELTETELARRLGISRKALWERRQRTGLLRKTQAG, from the coding sequence GTGGCTAGCGTCCTCATCATCGAAGACGAAAAAGTCATCCGGGAAGCCATCGTCCGGCTCCTGGTCAAGGCGGGTCTGCACGCCCAGGGTGCCGAGTCCGTGGAAGCGGCCCTCCGCGACGGGCCGCTCGGCAACCATGACCTGGTACTGGCCGATCTCCGGCTACCCGGGCGGGATGGCATGGATATCATCGACCTGGCTGGCGACACGCCGGTCATCATCATGACCAGCTATGCCAGCGTCCGGTCGGCGGTGGATGCCATGCGACGTGGCGCGGTGGATTATATCGCCAAGCCCTTTGATAACGACGAACTGCGCCTGACCGTGGAGAGAGCGCTGCGGGAGTACGCCATGCGGCGACAGAATGCGGCCCTGCGCGCCCAGATCGATGAGGCCTATCCGGTTCACGGAATCATTGGTCATTGCCAGCCCATGCAGAAAGTCCTCCAGCGGATCCAGCGGGTGGCGCCCACGGACACCACGGTGCTTATTCTCGGGGAGTCCGGCACCGGCAAGGAACTGGTTGCACGCGCCCTCCACGAGGAGAGCCCCCGTCGCGGCGGTCCGCTGATTGCGGTCAACTGCGCCGCCATTCCGGAGTCCCTCATTGAAGCCGAGCTTTTTGGCCACGAGAAAGGCGCATTCACCGGTGCCGATGCCCCTCGCAAAGGGCTGATCGAGGCGGCCAGTGGCGGCACCCTTTTTCTGGACGAAATTGCCGAATTGCCAGGCAGTGCCCAGGCGCGGCTGTTACGCGCCCTGCAGGAATCCGAAATCCGCCGGGTGGGCGCCGATCAGGGCCGCCGGGTGGACATTCGCCTGGTGGCCGCCACTAACCGGGATCTCGGCGCACTGGTGGAACAGGAGGGCTTTCGAAGTGACCTGTATTTCCGGATCAATGTGATGGAAATCGAGCTCCCTGCCCTGCGCGAACGAATGGATGACCTGCCCGAGCTGGCACAGTTTATGCTCGAAAAATCCTGTCGACGCCTGAATCGACCGAGCATGACGCTCACCAATGACGCCATGGAGGCCATCCAGCACTATCCGTGGCCGGGCAATGTGCGGGAGTTGGAAAACATCATCGAGCGAGCCGTCATCCTCAGTGACGACAACGAGGTGTCGGTCGAGACCCTGGCCCTGCCAGTGAATGGCAATCGGGCAAGCGCCCGGTCGCTTAGCCTGTCACTGGAGGAATATTTTCAGGAGTTCGTTCGCGCCCACGAGGGGGAACTCACCGAAACAGAACTTGCCCGACGCCTCGGTATAAGCCGTAAAGCCCTGTGGGAGCGACGCCAGCGAACTGGTCTGCTCCGCAAAACACAGGCAGGGTGA
- a CDS encoding ATP-binding protein yields MVFNPATLFLAAVGYLCLLFLIAHATERRWIPAAVVRHPAVYVLSLGVYATTWSYYGSVGFASSSGLLFATIYIGVTIAFAMTPLLLMPLLRLVRRHQLTSVADLFAFRFDSRLAGVLVTLMILTGSLPYIALQIRAVAESTQILSTDTATEPVAVVFCIIVTVFAIVFGARHVTPREKHSGLVAAIAFESLVKIAALLLVAVIAVSMAFGGWQGLGDWLAANPERLEHFMAPVAGQEWTGLLFLAFAAAFLLPRQFHMLFIENLGDSGLRTASWAFPLFLLLLAAAVPPLLWAGQALALNVPTDYTVLGISQLTGNPAIALFIYLGGISAGSAMIIVSTLALSSMCLNHLVLPLMRLAPLNDLYATLRWVRRALIAIIIAAGYLFYLSLDRTEALVSWGLIAFLAMAQLIPGVLAMLFWQGATRAGFLAGLIAGGAIWGIAGLFPALVTVGPIQLIGLDLGAAQTAGHFGRLTFWTVSVNAVVFAAVSLLSRQDSGESEAANACRGVITDVPSGALVARSPAQFVEQLTPVTGAPAAHGEIVKALQDAGLDWTESRPDRLHQLRDQVKRNLSGMMGPVLARDIVDQCLRLDTDHRTALAQNVRIIEERLERHGGGLRGIAAELDALRRYHRQILEDLPLGVVAVTRLGRIARWNPAVRTLTGLGDHAVLGRHLRELPAPWGALLEQFLKEPVDQAHKRPVSLPAGERWLTLHKAMIGEPDGDENADRLILLEDVTDVQRLEHELAHSERLASIGRLAAGVAHEIGNPVTAIDCLAQEWREEHTNDDRATEILQQTQRITHIVQALVGYAHAGPPTGNGAVERASLASAAEEAERLVRLNPRAKTLHFSRDIPATLSVLTGHQRLVQVFVNFYTNAMDACEPGGKIALSARRQRGNAVIRMVDDGHGIDQAIKDKVIEPFFTTKAPGKGTGLGLSLAWAIISECAGELSIQPRRGRQKGTQVVLRLPLATETEAVPASG; encoded by the coding sequence ATGGTCTTTAACCCCGCCACCCTGTTCCTGGCCGCCGTGGGGTACCTGTGCCTGCTTTTTCTCATTGCCCATGCCACGGAGCGCCGCTGGATCCCGGCGGCGGTGGTTCGCCATCCAGCGGTCTACGTGCTGTCACTGGGCGTCTATGCCACCACCTGGAGCTACTACGGCAGCGTCGGCTTTGCCAGCAGCTCGGGGCTGTTGTTTGCCACCATCTACATCGGCGTCACCATCGCCTTTGCGATGACGCCCCTGTTGTTGATGCCGTTACTGCGGCTGGTCCGCCGTCATCAGCTCACCTCGGTCGCGGATCTGTTCGCTTTCCGCTTTGACAGCCGATTGGCCGGGGTGCTGGTCACCCTGATGATCCTGACCGGCAGCCTCCCCTACATCGCCCTGCAGATCCGGGCGGTGGCCGAGTCGACCCAGATCCTCAGCACCGACACCGCCACCGAGCCCGTGGCGGTGGTGTTCTGCATCATCGTCACGGTCTTTGCCATCGTTTTCGGCGCCCGCCATGTCACGCCGCGGGAAAAACACAGCGGCCTGGTGGCCGCCATTGCCTTCGAATCACTGGTGAAAATCGCCGCCCTGCTGCTGGTGGCCGTGATTGCGGTGTCCATGGCTTTCGGTGGCTGGCAGGGGCTGGGAGACTGGCTGGCTGCCAATCCCGAACGCCTGGAGCACTTCATGGCGCCCGTGGCCGGTCAGGAGTGGACCGGGCTGTTGTTCCTCGCCTTTGCTGCGGCCTTCCTGCTGCCCCGGCAATTTCACATGCTGTTCATCGAAAACCTCGGTGACAGCGGCCTGCGCACCGCCAGCTGGGCCTTCCCGCTTTTTCTGCTATTGCTGGCCGCCGCGGTTCCTCCGCTGCTCTGGGCGGGCCAGGCGCTGGCCCTGAACGTGCCCACGGATTACACCGTGCTGGGTATTTCCCAGCTCACCGGCAATCCGGCCATCGCACTGTTCATCTATCTGGGGGGCATCTCCGCGGGCAGCGCCATGATCATTGTCTCGACCCTGGCGCTGTCCTCCATGTGCCTCAATCATCTCGTCCTGCCGCTGATGCGCCTGGCACCGCTCAATGACCTCTATGCCACCCTCCGCTGGGTTCGCCGTGCATTGATTGCCATCATTATCGCTGCGGGCTATCTGTTCTATCTGAGCCTGGACCGGACCGAAGCACTGGTCTCCTGGGGGCTGATCGCTTTTCTGGCCATGGCTCAGCTCATCCCCGGGGTGCTCGCCATGCTCTTCTGGCAGGGGGCCACCCGAGCGGGATTTCTGGCCGGGCTGATAGCCGGCGGTGCCATCTGGGGGATCGCCGGGCTGTTCCCGGCCCTCGTGACGGTGGGGCCCATTCAGCTGATCGGTCTGGATCTGGGTGCTGCCCAGACCGCCGGCCACTTCGGACGGTTGACGTTCTGGACGGTGAGTGTCAACGCCGTGGTTTTTGCGGCGGTGTCACTGCTCTCCCGGCAGGACAGCGGCGAGTCCGAGGCGGCCAATGCCTGTCGCGGGGTGATCACCGACGTTCCCTCGGGCGCATTGGTGGCCCGGTCGCCGGCGCAGTTCGTGGAGCAACTGACCCCGGTCACCGGCGCGCCCGCCGCGCATGGAGAGATCGTCAAAGCGCTACAGGATGCCGGGCTGGACTGGACAGAAAGCCGCCCGGACCGCCTCCATCAGCTCCGCGATCAGGTCAAGCGGAATCTATCCGGCATGATGGGACCGGTGCTGGCCCGGGACATCGTCGATCAGTGCCTGCGACTGGATACCGATCACCGAACCGCGTTGGCTCAGAACGTCCGCATCATCGAAGAACGGCTGGAGCGGCACGGCGGCGGTCTGCGGGGCATCGCCGCGGAACTGGACGCGCTGCGCCGCTACCACCGCCAGATACTGGAAGACCTGCCCCTCGGCGTCGTGGCAGTGACCCGGCTGGGACGAATTGCCCGCTGGAATCCGGCGGTCCGGACCCTGACCGGCCTGGGCGATCATGCGGTACTGGGGCGCCACCTGCGGGAACTCCCGGCCCCCTGGGGAGCACTGCTGGAGCAATTCCTCAAGGAGCCGGTTGACCAGGCTCACAAGCGCCCGGTCAGCCTGCCCGCCGGGGAGCGCTGGCTGACGTTGCACAAAGCCATGATCGGCGAGCCCGATGGCGACGAGAACGCCGACCGCCTGATCCTGCTGGAAGATGTCACCGATGTGCAGCGACTGGAGCACGAGCTGGCCCACAGCGAGCGGCTTGCTTCTATCGGCCGCCTGGCCGCCGGTGTGGCCCACGAAATCGGTAATCCAGTGACGGCCATTGACTGCCTGGCCCAGGAGTGGCGGGAGGAACACACCAACGACGATCGCGCCACGGAGATCCTGCAACAGACCCAGCGGATCACCCACATTGTCCAGGCGCTGGTGGGTTACGCCCACGCCGGCCCGCCGACGGGCAACGGCGCCGTGGAACGGGCCTCACTGGCGAGCGCCGCCGAAGAAGCGGAACGCCTGGTGCGATTGAACCCACGGGCCAAAACGCTGCACTTCAGCCGCGATATTCCCGCGACGTTGAGTGTTCTGACGGGACACCAGCGTCTGGTCCAGGTGTTCGTGAACTTCTACACCAATGCCATGGACGCCTGCGAACCTGGCGGAAAAATTGCTCTCAGCGCCCGCCGCCAACGCGGCAATGCGGTCATCCGGATGGTTGATGATGGCCATGGCATCGATCAAGCCATCAAAGACAAGGTCATCGAACCCTTTTTCACCACCAAGGCACCCGGCAAGGGCACGGGTCTCGGCCTGTCGCTGGCGTGGGCCATCATTAGCGAATGCGCCGGCGAGTTGAGCATCCAGCCCCGTCGTGGCCGGCAAAAAGGCACCCAGGTGGTGCTGCGCCTGCCCCTTGCCACCGAAACGGAGGCAGTACCCGCCAGTGGCTAG
- the gluQRS gene encoding tRNA glutamyl-Q(34) synthetase GluQRS — MTRTPVIGRFAPSPTGPLHLGSMVAAIASFVDARAAGGQWRLRIDNLDSTRCRPAWATSICSTLEAFGLHWDGAVQNQDSRRGLYAETLDQLIERRRAYPCGCTRREVQSLGRPGPAGLIYPGTCRGGLPPGRTARSWRFRAESQPVAFLDRCHGHQTVAVDELVGDFLLKRGDGLHAYPLAMVVDDAELGVTDIVRGADLLPATAPQVALQRELGLPTPRYLHVPVATDELGRKLSKTNAATAVDPRQASAITAAVLAFLAHPPPAEFDGAPPGELLEWAVRHWRPVRLQSRPGEEAFLLPHPL, encoded by the coding sequence ATGACCCGCACACCCGTCATTGGCCGCTTTGCTCCCAGCCCCACCGGCCCGCTACATCTGGGATCCATGGTGGCCGCCATTGCCAGCTTCGTTGACGCCAGGGCGGCCGGCGGCCAGTGGCGATTGCGAATCGACAACCTGGACAGTACCCGCTGCCGACCGGCGTGGGCGACGAGCATCTGCTCGACCCTGGAGGCGTTCGGACTGCACTGGGACGGGGCGGTACAGAACCAGGACAGCCGCCGGGGCTTGTATGCCGAGACGCTGGACCAGCTGATTGAGCGGCGGCGAGCCTACCCCTGTGGCTGCACCCGACGCGAGGTGCAATCGCTGGGCCGACCCGGTCCCGCCGGGCTGATCTATCCCGGCACCTGTCGCGGAGGTCTGCCACCCGGCCGCACCGCTCGCAGCTGGCGCTTTCGAGCCGAATCGCAACCGGTGGCTTTCCTGGATCGATGCCACGGCCATCAGACCGTCGCGGTGGACGAGTTGGTGGGCGACTTCCTGCTGAAACGGGGTGACGGTCTGCATGCCTACCCCCTGGCGATGGTGGTGGACGATGCCGAACTGGGAGTGACCGATATCGTCCGGGGCGCGGACCTGCTGCCGGCGACGGCGCCCCAGGTGGCTCTGCAGCGGGAGCTTGGCCTGCCGACGCCCCGCTACCTGCATGTGCCAGTGGCGACGGATGAGCTCGGCCGCAAACTGAGCAAAACCAACGCCGCTACCGCCGTCGATCCGAGACAGGCGTCGGCGATCACGGCGGCGGTTCTCGCATTTCTGGCTCATCCCCCGCCGGCAGAATTCGACGGAGCGCCTCCCGGCGAATTGCTGGAATGGGCGGTGCGTCACTGGCGTCCGGTACGGCTGCAATCCCGGCCGGGCGAAGAGGCTTTCCTCCTGCCCCATCCCCTGTGA
- a CDS encoding pyridoxal phosphate-dependent aminotransferase translates to MPVPLAARTHRIQPFHVMALLGRARELESAGCDVVHMEIGEPDFPTAQPVVEAGRQALADGRTGYLPAAGLPALREAIADHYQRRHGVDLDPGRILITPGASGALVIALALLADPGRNVLLPDPGYPCNRNFVEMVNAEPRAVRVTAETDYQLTAERAEAAMDQATAAMLVGSPGNPTGTLATADGLRSLAGLAQVRGVGLIIDEIYHGLHYGDPPAQGLEHAPEAIVVNSFSKYFGMTGWRLGWMVVPNDWVPVAEKLMQNLFISASTPAQYAALACFSSSAEAIFEERRAAFAERRDFLLPALRDIGFRIPGTPAGAFYLYADISALAGDSSSFASSLLEAAHVAVTPGIDFERTAPEAHVRFAYTTDLDRLATAVERIRRHLRGGA, encoded by the coding sequence ATGCCGGTCCCACTCGCTGCCCGGACTCATCGCATCCAGCCATTCCATGTGATGGCGCTGCTGGGCCGGGCCCGGGAGCTGGAGTCCGCCGGATGCGATGTGGTGCACATGGAGATCGGCGAGCCGGATTTTCCCACGGCTCAGCCGGTGGTGGAGGCCGGGCGTCAGGCGCTGGCCGACGGCCGGACGGGCTATCTGCCCGCCGCCGGCTTACCGGCCCTTCGCGAGGCCATCGCCGATCACTACCAGCGCCGGCATGGCGTTGATCTCGATCCCGGCCGCATCCTGATCACACCCGGGGCCAGCGGTGCCCTGGTCATTGCACTGGCACTGCTGGCGGATCCGGGGCGCAACGTTTTGCTGCCGGACCCGGGTTATCCCTGCAATCGCAATTTCGTGGAGATGGTGAACGCAGAGCCCCGCGCGGTTCGGGTCACGGCGGAGACCGATTATCAGCTCACGGCGGAACGGGCCGAGGCAGCCATGGATCAGGCCACCGCGGCCATGCTGGTGGGCTCCCCCGGTAATCCCACCGGAACACTGGCCACCGCGGACGGGCTACGGTCACTGGCTGGCCTGGCCCAGGTCCGGGGCGTCGGATTGATCATCGACGAAATTTATCATGGCCTGCATTACGGCGATCCCCCGGCCCAGGGACTGGAGCACGCGCCGGAGGCCATTGTCGTCAACAGCTTTTCCAAATACTTCGGCATGACCGGCTGGCGTCTGGGTTGGATGGTGGTGCCGAACGACTGGGTGCCGGTGGCGGAGAAGCTGATGCAGAACCTCTTTATTAGCGCGTCGACGCCCGCCCAGTATGCGGCACTGGCCTGTTTCTCCTCATCCGCCGAGGCCATATTCGAAGAGCGCCGGGCAGCATTTGCCGAGCGCCGGGACTTCCTGCTGCCCGCCCTTCGCGACATCGGCTTCCGCATTCCCGGAACGCCAGCCGGCGCGTTCTACCTGTACGCCGACATTTCTGCACTGGCCGGCGACAGCTCAAGTTTTGCCTCATCCCTGCTCGAGGCCGCGCATGTGGCGGTCACGCCGGGCATCGATTTTGAGCGCACGGCGCCCGAAGCCCATGTTCGATTTGCCTACACCACCGACCTGGACCGCCTGGCGACTGCCGTTGAGCGTATTCGCCGGCACCTGCGGGGTGGTGCCTAG
- a CDS encoding DUF779 domain-containing protein, with amino-acid sequence MNQSTTRVSATPEAEALVAELRERHGPLVFHQSGGCCDGSAPMCYPREEFRIGARDVYLGDIGGEPFYIGGAQYERWSHTNLIIDVVVGRGAGFSLEAPEGKRFLTRSELCNLAD; translated from the coding sequence ATGAATCAGTCTACAACACGGGTCAGCGCCACACCGGAGGCCGAGGCCCTTGTCGCCGAGCTGCGGGAGCGTCATGGACCGCTGGTTTTTCATCAATCCGGTGGCTGCTGTGACGGCAGCGCCCCCATGTGTTATCCGAGAGAGGAGTTCCGCATTGGGGCACGGGATGTCTATCTCGGCGACATTGGCGGAGAGCCGTTTTATATCGGCGGCGCCCAGTACGAACGCTGGTCCCACACCAATTTGATTATTGATGTGGTGGTCGGGCGAGGCGCCGGGTTCTCGCTGGAAGCGCCGGAGGGCAAGCGATTCCTCACCCGCTCGGAGCTCTGCAATCTGGCCGACTAG
- a CDS encoding aldehyde dehydrogenase family protein: protein MIYAPPGSSDAVVSYKDQYENFIGGEWKPPVDGQYFDNPTPVTGQTFCRIPRSTAADIELALDAAHAAKGAWGTTPVAERAVILNRIADRIEANLEKIAVAESWENGKPVRETLVADIPLAIDHFRYFAGVIRAQEGTVGELDNDTVAYHIHEPLGVVGQIIPWNFPILMATWKIAPALAAGNCIVLKPAEQTPASILLVMELIADLLPPGVLNVVNGFGAEAGKALASNPRIAKVAFTGETTTGRLIMQYASENLIPVTLELGGKSPNVFFADCFAEDDGFREKCLEGFAMFALNQGEVCTCPSRALVQQSFYGDFMDAALDRVGRIKAGNPLDTDTMVGAQASQDQFEKILAYVDIGKQEGAKVLAGGEALEPGGDLSGGFYIQPTVFEGSNAMRIFQEEIFGPVVSVTGFSDMDNALEIANDTLYGLGAGVWSRSAHTTYRMGRGIQAGRVWTNCYHLYPAHAAFGGYKHSGIGRENHLMMLAHYQQTKNLLVSYSQAPMGFF from the coding sequence ATGATTTACGCTCCCCCTGGCAGCTCTGATGCCGTTGTCAGCTATAAGGACCAATACGAGAATTTCATCGGTGGAGAATGGAAACCGCCGGTGGATGGACAGTATTTCGATAACCCAACGCCGGTCACCGGGCAGACGTTCTGCCGTATCCCCCGATCCACCGCCGCCGATATTGAACTCGCGCTGGACGCCGCCCACGCCGCCAAGGGCGCCTGGGGCACCACCCCGGTGGCAGAACGGGCGGTCATCCTCAACCGGATCGCCGACCGCATCGAGGCCAATCTGGAAAAGATCGCCGTGGCCGAAAGCTGGGAGAACGGCAAGCCGGTGCGGGAGACCCTGGTGGCGGACATCCCGCTGGCCATAGACCACTTCCGTTATTTTGCCGGCGTCATCCGCGCCCAGGAAGGCACGGTGGGCGAGCTGGATAACGACACCGTGGCCTACCACATTCACGAACCCCTGGGGGTCGTGGGTCAGATTATCCCCTGGAACTTCCCGATCCTGATGGCCACCTGGAAAATTGCTCCGGCCCTGGCTGCAGGTAACTGCATTGTCCTCAAGCCCGCGGAACAGACCCCCGCCAGCATCCTGCTGGTGATGGAGCTCATCGCCGACCTGCTGCCGCCGGGTGTCCTCAACGTGGTCAACGGGTTTGGAGCCGAGGCGGGCAAGGCACTGGCGTCCAACCCGCGGATCGCCAAGGTCGCCTTCACCGGCGAAACCACCACCGGGCGACTGATCATGCAGTACGCCTCGGAAAACCTGATCCCGGTCACCCTCGAGCTGGGCGGCAAATCCCCGAACGTGTTCTTCGCGGATTGCTTTGCCGAGGACGACGGTTTTCGCGAGAAGTGCCTGGAAGGCTTTGCGATGTTTGCCTTGAATCAGGGCGAGGTCTGCACCTGCCCCTCCCGGGCGCTAGTCCAGCAGTCGTTCTACGGGGATTTCATGGACGCCGCCCTGGATCGGGTGGGACGCATCAAAGCCGGTAATCCGCTGGATACCGACACCATGGTGGGTGCTCAGGCCTCCCAGGATCAGTTCGAGAAGATCCTGGCCTACGTGGATATCGGCAAACAGGAGGGCGCCAAGGTGCTCGCCGGCGGCGAGGCCCTGGAACCCGGGGGAGACCTTTCCGGCGGTTTCTACATCCAGCCAACGGTCTTCGAAGGAAGCAACGCCATGCGGATCTTCCAAGAGGAAATTTTCGGGCCTGTGGTCTCGGTTACCGGCTTCTCTGACATGGACAATGCGCTGGAAATCGCCAATGACACCCTTTATGGGCTTGGCGCCGGTGTCTGGTCGCGCAGTGCCCATACCACCTACCGCATGGGCCGCGGGATTCAGGCGGGCCGCGTCTGGACCAACTGCTATCACCTCTACCCGGCCCACGCCGCATTTGGCGGATACAAACACTCCGGTATTGGACGCGAGAACCATTTGATGATGCTGGCGCACTACCAGCAGACCAAGAATCTGCTGGTCAGTTACAGCCAGGCACCGATGGGTTTCTTCTGA
- a CDS encoding sigma-54-dependent Fis family transcriptional regulator, producing the protein MGRRDSVERPAGQIRGQLLDGAESPAGAAEGVGRSWQRSRENGLTPERSAADAMLEQAALALVRERNQRLIAFALPELENLRHQIAGTNSAVLLADANGVILERHGDPAFSRRSQRVALQPGACWGESARGTNAIGLALAEQRSASVHGEEHFLACNTFLTCAATPIRDVNGQLTGLLDVSGDQPARQLHALGLVRMGARMIENRMLETEFPDAIYLHFHVRPELVGTLGEGIVAVEPSGRVLAFNEVASRHMSALTVHAELDGLLESSFDELAGRSDEWIILRTRDGLNVTARIQGPASRGERVSVPMGRRSGQPRAADVDDPFPALHAGDPGFVDLMWRARQVFNRGIPLVLEGETGTGKEWVARRLHDCSERGAGPMISVNCAAIPDSLAEAELFGYRPGAFTGASREGAAGHVQRADGGTLFLDEIGDMPLSIQSRLLRVLQERAVVPIGGTDPIPVNFSLVSATHQNLAQRVEQGAFRADLYYRICGFRVTLPALRNRADLEGLISRMLAVEDPSARIAPAARDCLLRYPWPGNLRELQNALRTALALAKPGWPIEILDLPEPIRASDMAVAGEPSEATGGLREAEERCMRDAVEAHGGNYAAAARALGISRSTLYRRLRRG; encoded by the coding sequence ATGGGTCGCAGAGACAGCGTCGAACGCCCCGCTGGGCAGATCCGCGGGCAGTTGCTTGATGGCGCAGAATCACCCGCTGGCGCTGCGGAAGGCGTGGGGCGCTCCTGGCAGCGCTCCCGGGAAAACGGCTTAACGCCGGAGCGCAGCGCCGCGGATGCCATGCTCGAGCAGGCGGCACTGGCCCTGGTCAGGGAGCGAAACCAGCGCTTGATCGCCTTTGCCCTGCCCGAGCTTGAGAACCTCCGGCACCAGATCGCCGGCACCAACAGCGCGGTATTACTGGCCGACGCCAACGGCGTGATCCTCGAACGTCACGGTGATCCGGCGTTCAGCCGCCGGAGCCAGCGGGTGGCGCTGCAACCGGGCGCCTGCTGGGGGGAATCGGCGCGGGGCACCAATGCCATTGGCCTGGCGTTGGCCGAGCAGCGGAGTGCATCGGTTCACGGCGAGGAGCACTTTCTGGCCTGCAACACTTTCCTGACCTGTGCGGCCACGCCCATTCGGGACGTTAACGGCCAGTTGACGGGTCTTCTGGATGTCTCCGGCGACCAGCCGGCAAGGCAGCTGCACGCGCTGGGTCTGGTGCGTATGGGGGCTCGGATGATCGAAAACCGGATGCTCGAAACCGAGTTCCCGGACGCCATTTATCTCCACTTCCATGTCCGCCCGGAACTGGTGGGAACCCTGGGGGAGGGCATTGTTGCAGTGGAGCCATCCGGGCGGGTGCTGGCATTTAACGAAGTGGCCTCCCGGCACATGAGCGCACTGACGGTCCATGCTGAGTTGGACGGCCTGCTGGAATCGAGTTTCGATGAACTGGCCGGGCGGAGCGACGAGTGGATCATCCTGCGCACCCGGGACGGACTGAATGTCACGGCACGGATTCAGGGACCGGCGTCGCGGGGTGAGCGGGTCAGCGTGCCGATGGGTCGGCGGTCAGGCCAGCCGCGGGCGGCTGACGTCGATGACCCGTTTCCCGCTTTGCATGCCGGCGATCCGGGGTTTGTGGACCTGATGTGGCGAGCTCGGCAGGTTTTCAATCGCGGCATTCCGCTGGTCCTCGAGGGGGAAACCGGCACAGGCAAAGAGTGGGTGGCTCGTCGGCTGCACGACTGCAGTGAACGAGGTGCCGGGCCGATGATCAGCGTGAACTGTGCCGCCATCCCGGATTCCCTGGCCGAAGCGGAGTTGTTTGGTTATCGGCCCGGCGCTTTTACCGGCGCCAGCCGGGAGGGTGCGGCGGGGCATGTGCAGCGAGCGGATGGTGGCACCCTGTTCCTGGATGAAATCGGCGACATGCCACTGTCCATTCAGAGCCGGTTACTACGGGTCCTCCAGGAGCGCGCGGTTGTCCCAATTGGCGGCACCGACCCGATTCCGGTGAATTTTTCGCTGGTCAGCGCCACCCACCAGAATCTGGCGCAACGGGTGGAACAGGGCGCTTTTCGGGCGGACCTTTATTATCGAATCTGTGGGTTTCGTGTCACCTTGCCGGCGCTGCGGAACCGCGCCGACCTCGAGGGCCTGATCAGCCGGATGCTGGCGGTAGAAGACCCGAGTGCGCGAATCGCACCGGCGGCCCGGGATTGCCTGCTTCGTTACCCCTGGCCCGGTAATCTGCGTGAACTGCAGAATGCGCTGCGCACGGCCCTTGCCCTTGCCAAGCCCGGTTGGCCTATCGAAATCCTGGACTTGCCGGAGCCGATCCGTGCATCCGATATGGCTGTAGCCGGTGAGCCGTCAGAAGCGACCGGTGGGCTGAGGGAAGCTGAAGAACGCTGCATGCGCGACGCCGTTGAAGCCCATGGGGGAAACTATGCGGCCGCGGCTCGGGCCCTGGGGATCAGTCGCAGCACGCTGTACCGGCGCCTGCGGCGCGGTTGA